In one Calditrichota bacterium genomic region, the following are encoded:
- the murQ gene encoding N-acetylmuramic acid 6-phosphate etherase, protein MPCVRESLKWRSCKLESNLYEKLKTLVTEKQNPDTMGLDSMSVEEILLVINKQDKTVPLVVEKQIPYIAQAVEIVVNAIKNGGRLIYVGAGTSGRLGVLDASEIPPTFGADKNLVRGIIAGGNRALVEAQEGAEDRKEDGARDLMAIGFTAKDVACGISASRITPYVVGAIEQARKIGAKTLYVTCTHREQLELDVDVAICPVVGPEVIMGSTRMKAGTAQKLVLNMLTTTTMIRLGKVYNNMMVDLQMTSKKLEERSKRTVIMVTGVDYDTAKKVLKEAEGHVKTALVMILKGVDKKEAQRRLNLSDGFVRKAIEGNF, encoded by the coding sequence ATGCCTTGTGTACGTGAAAGTCTAAAATGGAGGAGTTGTAAGTTGGAATCAAATTTATATGAGAAGTTGAAAACGTTGGTAACTGAAAAGCAGAATCCTGACACAATGGGGCTGGATTCAATGAGTGTGGAAGAAATTTTGCTCGTGATCAACAAACAAGATAAAACCGTTCCCCTGGTAGTAGAGAAACAAATTCCTTACATTGCGCAGGCAGTGGAAATCGTCGTAAATGCAATAAAAAATGGCGGCCGGCTAATTTACGTAGGCGCCGGCACCAGCGGCAGACTCGGTGTTTTAGATGCCTCGGAAATTCCTCCTACTTTTGGAGCGGATAAAAATTTGGTTCGGGGAATCATTGCCGGCGGAAATAGGGCGTTAGTGGAAGCCCAGGAAGGCGCCGAGGACAGAAAAGAGGACGGAGCCCGCGATTTGATGGCAATTGGCTTTACGGCTAAAGATGTCGCGTGCGGAATTTCCGCCAGCAGAATTACTCCTTACGTCGTCGGAGCAATCGAACAAGCGCGAAAAATAGGTGCCAAGACGCTGTACGTGACCTGTACTCATCGCGAACAATTGGAGTTGGATGTCGATGTCGCGATTTGCCCTGTTGTCGGCCCGGAAGTAATTATGGGCTCTACGCGGATGAAGGCCGGCACCGCGCAAAAATTGGTGTTAAATATGTTGACCACGACGACCATGATTCGTCTGGGAAAAGTTTACAACAATATGATGGTCGATCTGCAGATGACGTCAAAAAAATTGGAAGAGCGCTCCAAAAGGACAGTGATCATGGTCACGGGAGTCGACTACGATACGGCGAAAAAAGTACTCAAAGAAGCGGAAGGTCATGTAAAAACGGCGTTAGTGATGATTTTGAAGGGCGTGGATAAAAAAGAAGCGCAGAGGCGGTTAAATTTATCGGACGGATTTGTAAGAAAGGCAATCGAAGGCAATTTTTAA
- the rsmG gene encoding 16S rRNA (guanine(527)-N(7))-methyltransferase RsmG produces the protein MRNEDREKLENIFALIGEPGSAFQISRFARYYQLLQQWNQRTNLISRSDTAHIVEHHFAESLAIFADFFVPNKGKMLDVGSGGGFPGIPIAILRPELEVFLNESKRMKALFLKEVAEGLDLKNVRVIMDRCENLRREDNLVHSFDFVVTRAVAKLAVVFGWTKALLKKEGFFIAWKGGDVNSEIEELKQNHLIETVKSKEMDHQLVDPARKRCLVYVKV, from the coding sequence ATGAGAAACGAGGATAGAGAGAAATTAGAGAATATTTTTGCTCTGATAGGCGAACCGGGTTCTGCTTTTCAGATTAGCCGTTTTGCGCGTTATTATCAGTTATTGCAGCAATGGAATCAGCGCACAAATCTGATTTCTCGCAGCGATACGGCTCACATTGTTGAGCACCATTTTGCCGAGTCGCTGGCTATCTTCGCTGATTTTTTTGTTCCAAACAAAGGAAAAATGTTAGACGTTGGCAGCGGCGGCGGCTTTCCAGGCATTCCCATTGCTATTTTGCGTCCTGAACTTGAGGTTTTTCTCAATGAATCGAAACGAATGAAAGCGCTTTTTTTGAAGGAAGTGGCTGAAGGTTTGGATTTAAAAAATGTGCGCGTGATAATGGATCGCTGTGAAAATCTGCGGCGGGAAGATAACTTAGTTCATTCTTTTGATTTTGTCGTGACGCGAGCCGTGGCAAAACTCGCTGTCGTTTTTGGTTGGACAAAAGCATTGTTGAAAAAAGAAGGATTTTTCATCGCCTGGAAAGGCGGAGATGTGAATTCGGAAATTGAAGAATTGAAGCAAAACCATCTAATCGAAACGGTGAAAAGCAAAGAAATGGATCATCAATTAGTAGATCCGGCAAGAAAAAGATGCCTTGTGTACGTGAAAGTCTAA